One genomic region from Populus nigra chromosome 8, ddPopNigr1.1, whole genome shotgun sequence encodes:
- the LOC133700343 gene encoding peroxisome biogenesis protein 19-2-like → MADQHDDLEQLLDSALDDFQNLNLAPASQRSGDGNGENSNQKEKQTCLPSLPTGVQGLGMGLPDLKSKKKGKQKVSKESHVEEALDKLREQTREAVKGLESVTAASKPDDSSQDAFMDDWVKQFEELAGSQDMESIVETMMQQLLSKEILHEPMKEIGERYPKWLEEHKASLSKEDHERYSHQYELIKDLNDVYENDPNNHTKIFDLMQKMQECGQPPNDIVQELAPDIDFANLGQLSPEMLESQGNCCIM, encoded by the exons ATGGCGGACCAACATGATGACTTAGAACAACTGCTTGACA GTGCTCTTGATGATTTCCAGAATCTCAATCTTGCTCCTGCTTCTCAAAG GAGTGGAGATGGTAATGGAGAGAACAGCAATCAGAAGGAGAAACAGACTTGTCTTCCTTCATTGCCAACTGGGGTTCAAGGGTTGGGAATGGGATTGCCTGActtaaaaagcaagaaaaaaggcAAGCAAAAGGTTTCTAAGGAATCCCATGTTGAGGAGGCTCTTGATAAGCTTAGAGAACAGACCAGGGAGGCTGTTAAAGGATTGGAGTCTGTCACTGCTGCCTCTAAACCTGATGATTCTAGCCAAGATGCATTTATGGATGATTGGGTTAAGCAGTTTGAGGAGCTAGCTGGTTCTCAG GACATGGAATCAATCGTGGAGACCATGATGCAACAACTTCTATCCAAGGAGATTCTTCATGAACCCATGAAGGAAATTGGAGAAAGATATCCAAAGTGGTTGGAGGAACACAAAGCCAGTCTGTCCAAAGAAGACCATGAGCGTTACTCTCATCAATATGAACTCATAAAAGATCTTAATGATGTTTATGAAAATGATCCTAATAACCATaccaagatatttgatctcatGCAGAAAATGCAAGAATGTGGCCAACCACCAAATGATATTGTCCAAGAGCTTGCTCCCGATATTGATTTTGCTAATCTTGGTCAACT ATCTCCAGAAATGCTCGAGTCCCAGGGGAATTGTTGCATAATGTGA